In a genomic window of Anaerolineae bacterium:
- a CDS encoding glycosyltransferase, whose product NQMGGAEGVLEELVRIFPEAPIYTSIYWREKMPAAYQAWDIRTSFLDRWPLVKRHHQLFLPMYPLAFESLDLRSYDVVITNKSGFCHGVITPAGTLHICYCLTPTRYLWNTWEYLEREQAGRAARAVLAPFLQYLRLWDRLAADRVDRFVAISREVQQRIARVYRRPSDIIYPPVHTERFRPADGPHDYYLIASRLIPYKRIDLAVQAFNQLDRPLVIAGDGRDRRRLEAMAGPNVRFLGRVSDEELAKLMAGCRAFIFPGLEDFGIAPVEALAAGRPVIAYAGGGALDTVIDGLTGVLFHEQNPAALAEAVRRLEALGEDHFDPLELRRQAERFSAERFRQEFRAYVERAYAEHAASLPAPQRA is encoded by the coding sequence AACCAGATGGGCGGTGCCGAGGGGGTGCTGGAGGAGCTGGTGCGCATTTTCCCCGAGGCGCCGATCTACACGTCTATTTACTGGCGGGAAAAGATGCCGGCGGCGTATCAGGCCTGGGACATCCGCACGAGCTTTCTGGACCGCTGGCCGCTGGTCAAGCGCCACCATCAACTGTTCCTGCCCATGTATCCCCTGGCCTTCGAGAGCCTGGACCTGCGCAGTTACGACGTGGTCATCACCAATAAGAGCGGCTTCTGCCACGGGGTGATCACCCCCGCCGGCACCCTGCACATCTGCTACTGCCTCACCCCCACGCGCTACCTGTGGAACACCTGGGAATACCTGGAGCGGGAACAGGCCGGCCGCGCCGCCCGCGCCGTCCTGGCGCCCTTCCTGCAGTACCTGCGGCTGTGGGACCGGCTGGCGGCGGATCGGGTGGACCGCTTCGTGGCCATCTCGCGGGAGGTCCAACAGCGCATCGCCCGCGTTTACCGCCGGCCGTCGGACATCATCTACCCGCCGGTGCATACCGAGCGCTTTCGGCCGGCAGATGGGCCGCACGATTACTATCTCATCGCCTCCCGCCTGATCCCCTATAAACGCATTGACCTGGCCGTGCAGGCCTTCAACCAGCTCGACCGGCCGCTGGTCATCGCCGGCGATGGGCGGGACCGCCGCCGGCTGGAGGCCATGGCCGGGCCGAATGTGCGCTTCCTCGGACGGGTCAGCGACGAGGAGCTGGCGAAGCTGATGGCCGGCTGTCGGGCCTTCATTTTCCCCGGCCTGGAGGATTTCGGGATCGCGCCGGTGGAAGCGCTGGCCGCCGGCCGGCCGGTGATCGCCTATGCCGGCGGCGGGGCGCTGGATACCGTCATTGATGGCCTCACCGGCGTCTTATTCCACGAGCAGAACCCGGCGGCGCTGGCGGAAGCGGTGCGCCGGCTGGAGGCGCTGGGAGAGGACCATTTCGACCCGCTGGAACTGCGCCGGCAGGCAGAACGCTTTTCCGCGGAGCGCTTCCGGCAGGAGTTTCGCGCCTACGTGGAGCGGGCCTATGCCGAACATGCGGCGTCCCTGCCGGCGCCACAACGGGCATGA
- a CDS encoding CpsD/CapB family tyrosine-protein kinase has translation MTESHTQLITVQDPRSPIAEAYRTLRTNLEFSSLDNPLRTLVVTSAGPEEGKSTTLANLAVTMAEAGRQTILVDCDLRRPRLHTFFGLDNSRGLTTMMVDEGAMKDPPLLATGVENLWLLPSGALPPNPADMLATRRMVEVIEALKARADMVLFDAPPVIAVTDAAILATRVDGVLLVVSAGITKRDYVLQAKELLERVNARVVGVVLTNVSFDATLHRYYGEG, from the coding sequence ATGACGGAATCGCATACCCAGCTCATCACAGTGCAGGACCCGCGCTCACCCATCGCCGAAGCCTACCGCACCCTGCGCACCAACCTGGAGTTTTCCAGCCTGGACAATCCCCTCCGGACCTTGGTGGTGACCTCTGCCGGCCCGGAAGAGGGCAAGTCCACCACCCTGGCCAATCTGGCGGTCACCATGGCGGAGGCCGGCCGGCAAACCATCCTGGTAGACTGTGACCTGCGCCGGCCGCGCCTGCACACCTTCTTCGGGCTGGATAACTCGCGTGGCCTGACCACCATGATGGTGGATGAAGGGGCGATGAAGGACCCGCCCCTGCTGGCCACCGGGGTGGAGAACCTCTGGCTCCTGCCCAGCGGTGCCCTGCCGCCCAACCCGGCGGATATGCTGGCCACCCGGCGCATGGTCGAGGTCATCGAGGCCCTGAAAGCGCGCGCCGACATGGTGCTCTTCGACGCACCGCCGGTCATCGCCGTGACCGATGCCGCCATCCTGGCGACCCGGGTGGACGGGGTACTGCTGGTGGTGAGCGCCGGCATTACCAAACGCGACTACGTGCTCCAGGCCAAGGAACTTCTGGAGCGCGTGAACGCGCGCGTGGTGGGCGTGGTGCTGACCAACGTCTCCTTTGACGCCACCCTGCACCGCTATTACGGAGAGGGATAA